In Alteromonas naphthalenivorans, one DNA window encodes the following:
- a CDS encoding peptidoglycan-binding domain-containing protein — translation MLNPPPYLVKMKKYVVTLVVILFSFCAVAADEEGAFNTKGAAKRSCSEFASTYSEQGSKTYLYGGWLEGYITAFNALQQKTFDITPWQTTELMLLMLNKHCTDNPDQKFLDATNIMLQAFLPTRMSTRSDIIEMSINDSTIYIYQTVLDMTVEALESSGYNIDTESSDIAFNKSYVEAITQYQRAKGIAVTGFPDQQTLVNLLLIKPQIKR, via the coding sequence GTGCTAAACCCGCCCCCGTATTTAGTAAAGATGAAGAAGTATGTCGTAACCTTAGTAGTTATTTTATTCTCATTTTGTGCCGTAGCGGCAGATGAAGAAGGCGCGTTCAACACAAAAGGGGCAGCGAAACGCAGCTGCTCTGAATTTGCAAGTACGTATTCTGAGCAAGGTTCAAAAACATATTTATACGGCGGCTGGCTAGAAGGTTACATCACGGCGTTCAATGCGTTGCAGCAAAAAACGTTTGATATAACGCCATGGCAGACTACTGAACTGATGTTATTGATGCTAAATAAGCATTGCACCGATAATCCAGATCAAAAATTTCTAGATGCCACTAATATTATGCTGCAAGCGTTTTTGCCAACACGCATGTCTACACGTTCCGATATTATCGAGATGTCGATTAACGACAGTACTATTTATATTTATCAAACGGTGCTTGATATGACTGTTGAGGCGTTAGAATCAAGTGGGTATAACATTGATACCGAATCGTCTGACATCGCTTTTAACAAGTCATACGTGGAGGCTATTACCCAATATCAACGGGCAAAAGGTATTGCAGTTACAGGCTTCCCCGACCAGCAAACGCTAGTAAATTTGCTGTTGATAAAGCCCCAAATAAAACGCTAA
- a CDS encoding choice-of-anchor L family PEP-CTERM protein: protein MPTFKKIIKISTFSFSLLFSAQYANAIVIESSDSAEILTDALFINNSGLTITEQSLSGQFGQAGFYTNNSVTYGLPSAGGIVFSTGQVSDYVDGPNEYIDTGSEVVEIPLPSANDGNLAEAEFSNNPVEIFEQSETNEGGNEQPGLEGGNEQPGPEDGGGEEYVPQNPASAAQNTILTPITGQAEHFDAVQLDITFDVSDDVSTVSFIAAFGSEEFPGYVDSEYTDGFALLFNGANVAFAPVAELAVDGVFAPISIDHPDFEAIEGTELNGLLAPNGIPLLQFDIPVEPGSTGNTFTMLLADASDDALDTTVYLSSFGNFAVENGESEFTPLMPDEDVEVGEESEFVFTLPEVDAGETIWFDPDVSTGYTYTAGNSGQFASVTAPTLLSVNDDDGYLITFSNSLGDEYTEALMAGQTFDFPFPVSTFTLTGINEDLMLDPTDPTAFVTGVSFADPGSYTITQAAIVTSTTSVPAPSTIAIFLLSLVGISLVRKRK from the coding sequence ATGCCTACCTTTAAAAAAATCATAAAAATTAGTACTTTCTCGTTTAGCCTTTTATTTTCTGCTCAATATGCCAATGCAATTGTTATTGAAAGCAGTGACTCAGCCGAAATTTTAACCGATGCGCTATTTATTAATAATTCAGGCTTAACAATTACCGAGCAATCGCTGTCGGGCCAATTTGGTCAAGCTGGCTTTTATACTAATAACTCAGTAACCTACGGTCTTCCAAGTGCTGGCGGTATTGTCTTTAGTACAGGTCAAGTAAGCGATTATGTCGATGGGCCGAATGAATATATCGATACTGGTTCTGAAGTAGTCGAAATCCCTCTTCCCTCGGCCAATGACGGCAACTTGGCAGAAGCAGAGTTTTCTAACAACCCTGTAGAGATTTTTGAGCAAAGTGAAACGAATGAAGGTGGAAATGAGCAGCCTGGGCTAGAAGGCGGAAATGAGCAGCCAGGGCCAGAAGATGGTGGCGGCGAGGAATATGTACCTCAAAACCCAGCCTCAGCGGCACAAAACACAATTTTAACCCCAATTACCGGGCAAGCTGAACATTTCGATGCTGTGCAATTAGATATTACTTTTGATGTATCTGATGATGTGAGTACTGTGTCATTTATTGCGGCCTTCGGCTCAGAAGAATTTCCAGGCTATGTTGATAGTGAATATACCGACGGCTTTGCCCTATTATTTAACGGTGCTAATGTAGCTTTTGCACCTGTGGCTGAGCTTGCCGTAGACGGTGTATTTGCCCCTATCTCAATCGACCACCCTGACTTCGAGGCCATTGAAGGCACAGAATTGAACGGTTTATTAGCACCAAATGGCATTCCGCTTTTACAATTCGATATTCCCGTAGAGCCAGGCAGTACTGGAAATACGTTTACTATGTTGCTAGCTGATGCATCAGACGATGCATTAGACACAACAGTATATTTAAGCAGCTTTGGTAATTTTGCCGTAGAAAATGGTGAGTCGGAATTTACACCGTTAATGCCGGATGAAGATGTTGAAGTAGGTGAAGAGAGCGAATTTGTATTCACGCTACCGGAGGTTGATGCAGGCGAAACCATTTGGTTCGATCCAGATGTATCGACCGGCTACACGTACACCGCTGGGAACAGTGGTCAATTTGCCAGTGTTACCGCACCGACTTTACTCAGCGTAAATGATGACGATGGGTACCTAATCACCTTTAGCAATTCGTTAGGAGATGAGTACACAGAAGCTTTAATGGCGGGACAAACCTTCGACTTCCCTTTTCCTGTCTCAACGTTCACCCTGACAGGTATTAATGAAGACCTTATGTTAGACCCTACAGATCCAACAGCATTCGTTACCGGTGTTTCTTTTGCTGACCCAGGTTCGTATACAATAACCCAAGCTGCTATTGTGACATCTACCACCAGCGTGCCAGCACCTTCAACGATTGCAATATTCTTACTTTCACTTGTTGGCATTTCGCTAGTTCGCAAACGCAAGTAA